Proteins from a single region of Pseudomonas phenolilytica:
- the livH gene encoding high-affinity branched-chain amino acid ABC transporter permease LivH translates to MPELYHYLQQLINGLTVGSTYALIAIGYTMVYGIIGMINFAHGEVYMIGSYVAFIAIIGLSMLGLDALPLLMIGAFLASMIVTSAYGYSIERVAYRPLRGSNRLIPLISAIGMSIFLQNVVLLAQDSKDKAIPNLMPGNFVLGESTMNGVTISYMQVAIFIVTFITMYGLTLFISRSRLGRACRACAEDIKMANLLGINTNNIIALTFVIGAALAAIAAVLISMQYGVINPHIGFLAGIKAFTAAVLGGIGSIPGAMLGGLVLGVAEAFGADLFGDQYKDVVAFSLLVLVLLFRPTGILGRPEVEKV, encoded by the coding sequence ATGCCTGAGCTTTACCATTACCTACAACAGCTGATCAACGGCCTCACCGTTGGCAGCACCTATGCCTTGATCGCCATCGGCTACACGATGGTGTACGGCATCATCGGCATGATCAACTTCGCTCACGGCGAGGTGTACATGATCGGCTCGTATGTTGCCTTCATCGCCATCATCGGCCTGTCCATGCTGGGTCTGGACGCCTTGCCGCTCCTCATGATCGGCGCCTTCCTCGCGAGCATGATCGTGACCAGCGCCTACGGTTACAGCATCGAACGGGTCGCCTATCGCCCGTTGCGTGGCAGTAACCGGCTGATTCCGCTGATCTCGGCGATCGGCATGTCGATCTTCCTGCAAAACGTCGTGCTGCTGGCCCAGGACTCCAAGGACAAGGCCATCCCCAATCTGATGCCGGGCAACTTCGTCCTCGGTGAAAGCACCATGAACGGCGTGACGATCTCCTACATGCAGGTGGCGATCTTCATCGTGACTTTCATCACCATGTACGGCCTGACGCTGTTCATCTCGCGCTCGCGGCTGGGACGCGCCTGCCGCGCCTGCGCGGAAGACATCAAGATGGCCAATCTGCTGGGCATCAACACCAACAACATCATCGCCCTGACGTTCGTCATCGGCGCGGCGCTGGCGGCCATCGCGGCGGTACTGATCAGCATGCAGTACGGCGTGATCAACCCGCACATCGGCTTCCTCGCCGGCATCAAGGCGTTCACCGCCGCGGTGCTCGGCGGCATCGGCAGCATACCGGGCGCGATGCTCGGCGGTCTGGTGCTCGGCGTGGCCGAGGCCTTCGGTGCCGATCTGTTCGGCGACCAGTACAAGGATGTCGTGGCATTCAGCCTGCTGGTGCTCGTCCTGCTGTTCCGCCCCACCGGCATCCTCGGTCGCCCGGAGGTGGAAAAGGTATGA
- a CDS encoding branched-chain amino acid ABC transporter substrate-binding protein: MKSNQRLSKLVLALVLSGTASYTVAADTIRIAMAGPVTGSVAQYGDMQFIGAEMAIEQINKAGGVNGQKLEGIRYDDACDPKQAVAVANKIVNDGVQFVVGHLCSSSTQPASDIYEDEGILMITAASTSPDITSRGYQLIFRTIGLDSLQGPTAGNFIADHVKPKNVAVIHDKQQYGEGIATAVKQTLESKNIKVGLFEGINAGDKDFSSLIAKLKREGVDFVYYGGYHPELGLLLRQAKEKGLNVRFMGPEGVGNSEISAIAGPASEGMYVTLPKSFNEDPKNQQLVEAFKAKKQDPSGPFVFPAYAAVQVIAEGIEKAGSTDTDKVAEALRSNTFDTPTGALEFDEKGDLKNFNFVVYEWHQDGTKTEAK; this comes from the coding sequence ATGAAGAGCAACCAGCGTCTGTCCAAACTCGTTCTCGCCCTCGTTTTGAGCGGCACCGCCAGTTACACGGTTGCGGCCGATACCATCCGGATCGCGATGGCCGGCCCGGTGACCGGATCGGTCGCGCAGTACGGGGACATGCAGTTCATTGGGGCCGAGATGGCCATCGAGCAGATCAACAAGGCCGGCGGGGTGAACGGCCAAAAACTCGAGGGCATACGCTACGACGACGCCTGCGATCCGAAGCAGGCCGTGGCAGTCGCCAACAAGATCGTCAACGACGGCGTGCAGTTCGTGGTCGGCCACCTCTGCTCCAGCTCCACTCAGCCGGCGTCCGATATCTACGAGGACGAAGGCATCCTGATGATTACCGCGGCCTCCACCAGCCCGGACATCACCTCGCGCGGCTATCAGCTGATCTTCCGCACCATCGGCCTGGACAGCCTGCAAGGTCCGACCGCCGGCAACTTCATCGCCGATCACGTCAAGCCGAAGAACGTCGCGGTCATCCACGACAAGCAGCAGTACGGCGAAGGCATCGCCACTGCCGTCAAGCAGACGCTGGAAAGCAAGAACATCAAGGTCGGCCTGTTCGAAGGCATCAACGCCGGCGACAAGGACTTCTCTTCGCTGATTGCCAAGCTCAAGCGCGAAGGCGTGGACTTCGTCTACTACGGCGGCTACCACCCGGAACTCGGTCTGCTGCTGCGCCAGGCGAAGGAAAAAGGCCTGAACGTGCGCTTCATGGGCCCGGAAGGCGTGGGTAACTCGGAAATCTCCGCCATCGCCGGCCCGGCTTCCGAAGGCATGTACGTGACCCTGCCGAAATCCTTCAACGAAGATCCGAAAAACCAGCAGCTCGTCGAAGCCTTCAAGGCCAAGAAGCAGGACCCGAGCGGTCCGTTCGTGTTCCCGGCCTACGCCGCAGTGCAGGTGATCGCCGAAGGCATCGAGAAGGCCGGCAGTACCGACACCGACAAGGTGGCCGAGGCGCTGCGCAGCAACACCTTCGACACCCCGACCGGCGCGCTGGAATTCGACGAGAAAGGCGACCTGAAGAACTTCAACTTCGTCGTCTACGAATGGCACCAGGACGGCACCAAGACCGAAGCCAAGTAA
- a CDS encoding DUF2288 domain-containing protein: MTDDVSTLYAKLLGETAPITWEELQPFFARGALLRVANDFDLVEVALAVAQDDRAKVAAWLEGGQLLRMDAPQAQDWLERDPQLWAVVVAPWVLAQERGVRPAVH; encoded by the coding sequence ATGACCGACGATGTAAGCACTCTCTATGCCAAGCTTTTGGGCGAAACGGCGCCGATTACCTGGGAAGAACTGCAGCCGTTCTTCGCCCGTGGCGCGCTCCTGCGGGTCGCGAACGATTTCGACCTGGTCGAGGTAGCGCTCGCCGTGGCGCAGGACGATCGCGCCAAGGTTGCGGCCTGGCTGGAAGGCGGTCAGCTGCTGAGAATGGATGCGCCGCAGGCGCAGGACTGGCTGGAGCGCGATCCGCAGCTATGGGCGGTGGTCGTCGCGCCCTGGGTGCTGGCGCAGGAGCGGGGCGTGCGGCCGGCCGTGCACTGA
- the phnE gene encoding phosphonate ABC transporter, permease protein PhnE, giving the protein MKLLARLLIPLALLAAVVAAFAYLHLDTATLFGREGLGQMAAYAAGFLDPDLSPAHLRAIGRGALETLAMSAIGTLLAALLGLLLALPAAGRFGRAAQAAARLLLNALRAIPELVWAALMVLAAGLGPNAGTLALALHTAGVLGRLFAEALENTPPAPADALRLNGGGRVVAFCYGTLPSLWPQLVAYTLYRWENNIRMASVLGFVGAGGLGQMLHMSLSLFQEAQASTVIIAMLLMVLAVDALSGWARQRWVRG; this is encoded by the coding sequence ATGAAGCTCCTGGCCCGTCTGCTGATTCCGCTGGCGCTGCTCGCGGCCGTGGTCGCCGCCTTCGCCTATCTGCACCTGGACACCGCCACGTTGTTCGGGCGCGAAGGGCTCGGGCAGATGGCCGCATATGCGGCGGGCTTTCTCGATCCCGACCTGTCACCGGCGCATCTGCGCGCCATCGGCCGGGGCGCGCTGGAAACCCTGGCGATGTCGGCCATCGGTACTTTGCTCGCCGCTTTGCTGGGCCTGCTGCTGGCGTTGCCCGCTGCCGGGCGCTTCGGCCGAGCCGCCCAGGCGGCGGCACGACTGCTGCTCAACGCGCTGCGGGCGATTCCGGAACTGGTCTGGGCGGCGCTGATGGTGCTCGCTGCCGGGCTCGGGCCGAATGCCGGCACCCTCGCCCTGGCCCTGCACACCGCCGGCGTGCTCGGCCGACTGTTCGCCGAGGCGCTGGAAAACACCCCGCCGGCACCGGCCGATGCGCTGCGGCTGAACGGCGGCGGACGCGTCGTCGCCTTCTGCTACGGCACCCTGCCCAGCCTGTGGCCGCAGCTGGTGGCCTACACGCTGTATCGCTGGGAAAACAATATCCGCATGGCGAGCGTGCTCGGCTTCGTCGGTGCCGGCGGCCTGGGGCAGATGCTGCACATGAGCCTCAGCCTGTTCCAGGAGGCCCAGGCCTCGACGGTGATCATCGCCATGCTGCTGATGGTGCTGGCGGTCGACGCCCTCAGCGGTTGGGCGCGGCAGCGCTGGGTGCGCGGATAA
- a CDS encoding PhnE/PtxC family ABC transporter permease, giving the protein MLNPTVTRDPAAPARLLLTLLALTLLWPGLSLSELDLGVLFDGSNAQTMGVFLTGFWPPAHDQPFLALLAQATLETLAIATAGMALALLIALPGALLATRALSLSALSRGGRPAWWAQALRWPARGLLIVLRSIPEIVWALLFVRAVGLGPTAGVLAIAITYAGMLGKVYAEIFESVDPQPARALLAAGSSRLQAFCYGVLPQATGEMLSYSVYRWECAVRASVVMGFVGAGGLGQQMDLSMRMFAGGEVASMLLTFLALVLLADLLSRLLRWRFA; this is encoded by the coding sequence ATGCTGAACCCCACTGTCACCCGCGACCCGGCGGCGCCGGCGCGCCTGCTGCTCACACTGCTGGCGCTGACGCTGCTGTGGCCGGGGCTTTCGCTCAGCGAGCTGGACCTCGGCGTGCTGTTCGATGGCAGCAATGCGCAGACCATGGGCGTATTCCTCACCGGTTTCTGGCCGCCGGCGCACGACCAGCCATTCCTTGCACTGCTGGCGCAGGCCACGCTGGAGACCCTGGCCATCGCCACCGCCGGCATGGCGCTGGCGCTGCTGATCGCCCTGCCCGGTGCGCTGCTGGCCACGCGCGCGCTGTCGCTTTCGGCGCTCAGCCGAGGCGGCCGCCCGGCATGGTGGGCCCAGGCGCTGCGCTGGCCGGCGCGCGGCCTGCTGATCGTGCTGCGCAGCATCCCGGAAATCGTCTGGGCGCTGCTGTTCGTCCGCGCGGTCGGCCTCGGCCCGACCGCTGGCGTGCTGGCCATCGCCATCACCTACGCTGGCATGCTCGGCAAGGTCTATGCGGAAATCTTTGAGTCGGTCGATCCGCAACCGGCGCGGGCGCTGCTCGCCGCCGGCAGTTCGCGCCTGCAGGCGTTCTGCTATGGCGTGCTGCCGCAGGCGACCGGGGAGATGCTGTCGTACTCGGTCTATCGCTGGGAATGCGCGGTACGCGCCTCGGTGGTGATGGGCTTCGTCGGCGCCGGCGGGCTGGGTCAGCAGATGGACCTGTCGATGCGCATGTTCGCCGGTGGCGAGGTCGCCAGCATGCTGCTGACCTTCCTCGCCCTGGTGCTGTTGGCCGACCTGCTCAGCCGGCTGCTGCGCTGGAGGTTCGCATGA
- a CDS encoding phosphonate ABC transporter ATP-binding protein: MIVSLSGVGHTHADGQAALCDIGLRVAQGERVAIIGPSGAGKTTLLRLLATALKPQCGELELLGQRPWALSVAQRQRLRARIGLIHQAPPLPPRQRVVTAVLAGRLGQWSLGRSLLSLIYPLDAAGAAAELGRLDLADKLYMRCDQLSGGQLQRVGIARVLYQAPALVLADEPVSAMDPVLASHTLDVLNREAQQRNATLLASLHAVELALQHFPRIVGVRAGRILFDKPAAAVTAEELAALYANEQLAHSPIPATAFAPPLHIPRC; the protein is encoded by the coding sequence GTGATCGTCAGCCTGAGCGGCGTGGGCCATACCCACGCCGACGGTCAGGCTGCGCTGTGCGACATCGGATTGCGGGTCGCCCAGGGCGAACGGGTGGCCATCATCGGACCGTCCGGCGCCGGCAAGACCACCCTGCTGCGCCTGCTGGCGACCGCGCTGAAACCGCAGTGCGGCGAGCTGGAACTGCTCGGCCAGCGCCCGTGGGCGCTATCCGTCGCGCAACGCCAGCGGCTGCGCGCGCGCATCGGGCTGATTCACCAGGCGCCGCCGCTGCCGCCGCGGCAGCGGGTAGTCACTGCAGTGCTCGCGGGACGCCTCGGCCAATGGTCGCTCGGCCGCAGCCTGCTCAGCCTGATCTACCCGCTGGACGCTGCCGGCGCTGCAGCCGAGCTGGGCCGGCTGGATCTGGCCGACAAGCTCTACATGCGCTGCGACCAGCTCTCCGGCGGCCAGCTGCAGCGCGTCGGCATCGCCCGTGTGCTCTATCAGGCGCCGGCGCTGGTCCTCGCCGACGAGCCGGTTTCGGCGATGGACCCGGTGCTCGCCAGCCACACCCTCGACGTACTCAACCGCGAGGCGCAGCAACGCAACGCCACGCTGCTGGCCAGCCTGCACGCCGTCGAGCTGGCGTTGCAGCATTTTCCACGGATCGTCGGCGTGCGCGCCGGGCGCATCCTGTTCGACAAACCAGCCGCCGCGGTCACGGCCGAAGAGCTGGCGGCGTTGTATGCCAACGAGCAGCTGGCCCATTCGCCCATTCCGGCCACGGCCTTCGCGCCGCCCCTGCATATCCCGCGATGCTGA
- a CDS encoding putative selenate ABC transporter substrate-binding protein yields the protein MLKRSLAAVAGLALSLSVTAIHAAETLRVSAIPDEAPTELIRKFKPLGEYLEKELGMPVKFTPVSDYAAVVEALASDRLDMAWLGGFTFVQTRLKTGNAIPLVQREQDEQFTSKFITADPAVKSLQDLKGKTFAFGSVSSTSGSLMPRYFMLKDGIEPEQFFSRIAYSGAHDATAAWVEAGKADAGVLNASVWDKLVAAGKVNTDKVRVFATTPTYYDYNWTVRGTLEPALAEKIKAAFLALDPANPEHKAILDLQAASRFIATKPENYEGIEQAARAAGLLK from the coding sequence ATGCTCAAGCGCTCCCTGGCAGCCGTCGCCGGCCTTGCCCTGTCCCTGTCCGTCACCGCCATCCACGCCGCCGAAACCCTGCGGGTCTCTGCGATCCCCGACGAAGCCCCGACCGAACTGATCCGCAAGTTCAAGCCACTGGGCGAGTACCTGGAGAAGGAACTCGGCATGCCGGTGAAATTCACCCCGGTATCCGACTACGCCGCCGTGGTCGAGGCCCTGGCCTCCGACCGTCTGGACATGGCCTGGCTGGGCGGCTTCACCTTCGTGCAGACGCGCCTGAAGACCGGCAATGCCATACCGCTGGTGCAGCGCGAGCAGGACGAGCAGTTCACCAGCAAGTTCATCACCGCCGATCCCGCGGTCAAATCGTTGCAGGATCTCAAGGGCAAAACCTTCGCCTTCGGCTCGGTGTCCTCGACCTCGGGCAGCCTGATGCCGCGCTATTTCATGCTCAAGGACGGCATCGAGCCGGAGCAGTTCTTCTCCCGCATCGCCTATTCCGGTGCGCATGACGCCACCGCCGCCTGGGTCGAAGCCGGCAAGGCCGACGCCGGCGTGCTCAACGCCTCGGTATGGGACAAGCTGGTCGCCGCCGGCAAGGTGAACACCGACAAGGTGCGCGTCTTCGCCACCACGCCGACCTACTACGACTACAACTGGACCGTGCGCGGCACCCTCGAGCCGGCCCTGGCCGAGAAGATCAAGGCAGCCTTCCTCGCGCTCGACCCGGCCAACCCGGAACACAAGGCGATCCTCGACCTGCAGGCGGCCAGCCGCTTCATCGCGACCAAGCCGGAAAACTACGAAGGCATCGAGCAAGCCGCGCGCGCTGCCGGCCTGCTGAAGTGA
- a CDS encoding NAD(P)-dependent oxidoreductase: MGLPMCRRLLAAGYRLLVWNRSPDKCAPLVALGATAVATPAELCAADIVLLCLADTAAVREVVFGKGGLAEGGKPGKLLVDHSSLEPGATRDMAAELEFRSGMRWVDAPVSGGTAGAENGTLAIMAGGRVEDVERVRPVLMHLGQRLTHMGEVGAGQVSKVCNQMIVACNALVIAEVVALAERAGVDASLLAPALAGGFADSRPLQILAPQMAASEFEPVKWHVRTLLKDLDTAVKLSREQGSATPMSGLAAQLMRLHGSQGNLQRDPATLVQLYREDES; encoded by the coding sequence ATGGGCCTGCCGATGTGTCGCCGCCTGCTGGCGGCCGGTTACCGTCTGCTGGTCTGGAACCGCTCGCCCGACAAATGCGCGCCGCTGGTTGCGCTCGGCGCCACGGCGGTGGCGACGCCGGCCGAACTCTGCGCTGCCGATATCGTGCTGCTGTGCCTGGCCGATACCGCCGCCGTGCGCGAGGTGGTGTTCGGCAAGGGCGGGCTCGCCGAAGGCGGCAAGCCGGGCAAGCTGCTGGTCGATCATTCCAGCCTGGAACCCGGCGCGACGCGCGACATGGCCGCCGAGCTGGAATTTCGCAGCGGCATGCGCTGGGTCGATGCCCCGGTCTCCGGCGGCACCGCGGGGGCGGAGAACGGCACGCTGGCGATCATGGCCGGCGGCCGGGTCGAGGATGTCGAGCGCGTGCGGCCAGTACTGATGCATCTCGGTCAGCGGCTGACGCACATGGGTGAGGTCGGTGCGGGTCAGGTCAGCAAGGTCTGCAATCAGATGATCGTCGCCTGCAATGCGCTGGTGATCGCCGAGGTGGTGGCGCTGGCCGAGCGTGCCGGGGTCGATGCCAGCCTGCTGGCGCCGGCGCTGGCCGGTGGTTTCGCCGACTCGCGGCCGCTGCAGATCCTCGCGCCGCAGATGGCGGCGAGCGAGTTCGAACCGGTGAAATGGCACGTGCGCACGCTGCTCAAGGACCTGGATACCGCGGTGAAACTGTCCCGCGAGCAGGGCTCGGCGACGCCGATGAGCGGCCTGGCCGCGCAGCTGATGCGTCTGCACGGCAGCCAGGGCAACCTGCAGCGCGACCCGGCGACGCTGGTGCAGCTGTACCGTGAGGACGAGTCATGA
- a CDS encoding hydroxypyruvate isomerase family protein: MKIAANLSLLFGELPLAERVLAARVAGFDGVEIQFPYELPAVLLKGLLDRAGLPLVLINLPAGDLMQGGAGLAAVPERQAEFEAALQEALTYALMVRPACVNVLPGRLADGVAREEALETLEHNLWMAAEAFDMLGIRVLCEAINPLDMPGFLINSAADLAVLLERVNHPNCQAQLDFYHMARQGLDLAGCVEQLRGRIGHVQFADCPGRGAPGSGGVDFSAALQALQASGYTGWLGAEYKPGEAGTAASLTWLAEWQAR, from the coding sequence ATGAAAATCGCCGCCAACCTGTCGCTGCTGTTCGGCGAACTGCCACTGGCCGAGCGGGTGCTGGCCGCGCGTGTCGCCGGTTTCGACGGCGTGGAAATCCAGTTCCCCTATGAGCTGCCGGCCGTGCTGCTCAAGGGGCTGCTCGACCGTGCCGGCCTGCCGCTGGTGCTGATCAATCTGCCGGCCGGCGATCTGATGCAGGGCGGCGCCGGTCTGGCGGCGGTGCCGGAGCGTCAGGCCGAGTTCGAGGCGGCGTTGCAGGAGGCGCTGACCTACGCGCTGATGGTCCGCCCGGCTTGCGTCAACGTGCTGCCGGGGCGGCTGGCCGACGGCGTGGCGCGCGAGGAAGCGCTGGAGACGCTCGAGCACAATCTGTGGATGGCCGCCGAAGCCTTCGACATGCTCGGCATCCGCGTGCTGTGCGAGGCGATCAATCCGCTGGACATGCCGGGCTTCCTGATCAACAGCGCCGCTGATCTCGCCGTCTTGCTGGAGCGCGTCAATCATCCCAACTGCCAGGCGCAGCTGGACTTCTATCACATGGCGCGGCAGGGGTTGGACCTCGCCGGATGCGTCGAGCAGCTGCGCGGGCGCATTGGCCACGTGCAGTTCGCCGACTGTCCCGGGCGCGGCGCGCCGGGCAGTGGCGGAGTCGACTTCAGCGCCGCGCTGCAGGCCCTGCAGGCGAGCGGTTACACGGGCTGGCTCGGTGCCGAGTACAAGCCGGGCGAGGCGGGCACCGCGGCGAGCCTGACCTGGCTGGCCGAATGGCAGGCGCGCTGA
- a CDS encoding spinster family MFS transporter — protein MQPSTQASNAWRVLFLLFLANLFNFFDRTIPAIIAEPIRLEWSLNDFQLGLIGTAFTIVYAIAGLPLGRMADLGSRRKIMGWGLTVWSGLTAVNGLAWNFWSFLLVRMGIGIGEASYAPAANSLIGDLFPAHKRARAMGIFMLGLPLGLLLAFFTIGSMVEAFDSWRAPFFIAAVPGLVLALFIFLIREPQRGAAEAVQVSQAPVQQPMRKVLAIRTFWWLVLAGLAFNFATYACNAFMVPLLMRYHAVPLVEASVATGVIVGFTGLIGLTLGGWIADRIHQRFARGRLIFAALSMLVATLATGYALLAGRIEVGVFVAVFSVGWLFSYNFYTCVYTAIQDVVEPRLRATAMALFFAGLYLLGGGMGTVVVGLLSDHFAEAAMLAAGAAQMSETFRAEGLHGAMYLIPASLLLTMLFLFQASRTFCADARRMTAGMAEDGAAGEAVPA, from the coding sequence ATGCAGCCTTCCACCCAAGCTTCAAACGCCTGGCGCGTGCTGTTCCTGCTGTTCCTGGCGAACCTGTTCAATTTCTTCGATCGCACCATTCCCGCGATCATCGCCGAGCCGATCCGCCTGGAATGGAGCCTCAACGACTTCCAGCTCGGCCTGATCGGCACCGCCTTCACCATCGTCTACGCCATCGCCGGTCTGCCGCTGGGGCGCATGGCCGACCTCGGTTCGCGGCGCAAGATCATGGGCTGGGGGCTGACCGTCTGGAGCGGGCTGACGGCGGTGAATGGTCTGGCCTGGAACTTCTGGAGCTTTCTGCTGGTGCGCATGGGCATCGGCATCGGCGAAGCCAGCTATGCGCCCGCCGCCAACTCACTGATCGGCGACCTGTTTCCGGCGCACAAGCGTGCGCGGGCGATGGGGATTTTCATGCTCGGCCTGCCGCTGGGGCTGCTCCTGGCGTTCTTCACCATCGGCTCGATGGTCGAGGCGTTCGACAGCTGGCGCGCGCCGTTCTTCATCGCCGCGGTGCCGGGGCTGGTGCTGGCGCTGTTCATCTTCCTGATCCGCGAGCCGCAGCGCGGCGCCGCCGAGGCGGTGCAAGTCTCGCAGGCGCCGGTGCAGCAGCCGATGCGCAAGGTGCTGGCGATTCGCACGTTCTGGTGGCTGGTGCTGGCCGGGCTGGCCTTCAACTTCGCCACCTATGCCTGCAACGCCTTCATGGTGCCGCTGCTGATGCGTTATCACGCCGTACCGCTGGTGGAGGCGTCGGTCGCCACCGGGGTGATCGTCGGGTTCACCGGCTTGATCGGTCTGACCCTCGGCGGCTGGATCGCCGACCGCATCCACCAGCGTTTCGCCCGCGGCCGGCTGATCTTCGCGGCGCTGAGCATGCTGGTCGCCACGCTCGCCACCGGCTACGCGCTGCTGGCCGGGCGCATCGAGGTCGGCGTGTTCGTCGCGGTGTTCAGCGTCGGCTGGCTGTTTTCCTACAACTTCTATACCTGCGTCTACACCGCCATCCAGGATGTGGTCGAACCGCGACTGCGGGCGACGGCGATGGCGCTGTTCTTCGCCGGGCTGTATCTGCTCGGTGGCGGCATGGGCACGGTGGTGGTGGGCCTGCTCTCGGATCATTTCGCCGAAGCGGCGATGCTGGCGGCGGGTGCAGCGCAAATGAGCGAGACGTTCCGCGCCGAGGGGCTGCACGGGGCGATGTACCTGATCCCTGCGTCGCTGCTGCTGACCATGCTGTTCCTGTTCCAGGCGTCGCGGACGTTCTGCGCGGACGCGCGGCGGATGACGGCGGGCATGGCCGAGGATGGCGCGGCAGGCGAGGCGGTGCCGGCTTAG
- a CDS encoding Hsp70 family protein, translating into MQNASPARACGIDFGTSNSTVGWWRPDVDSLIALEGEQPTLPSVVFFNTEERRPVYGRQALNEYLEGYEGRLMRSLKSLLGSKLLKSETTVLGSAMPFKDILGLFLGTLKQRAEAVAGRPFEEVVLGRPVFFVDDDPQADREAAQMLAAAAHKIGFRDVSFQYEPIAAAFDYESRIEREERVLIVDIGGGTSDFSLVRLSPERRAVDDRQADILATGGVHIGGTDFDKQLSLHGVMPLFGYGSRMKSDAPMPTSTHLNLATWHTINAVYAPASQRALQSMRYDIVDPTGIDRLFRLIEQRAGHWLAMQVEHGKIALTEQTSHAIDFQRIEPALRAELTRDGFERAIAPLLERVAGGLERLLADAGVRHDAVDTVFFTGGSSAVPALRQCVAELLPGARHAQGNRFGSIGSGLAIEARKRYG; encoded by the coding sequence ATGCAGAATGCTTCGCCCGCCCGCGCCTGTGGCATCGACTTCGGCACCTCCAATTCCACGGTCGGCTGGTGGCGGCCGGATGTCGATTCCCTGATCGCGCTGGAAGGCGAGCAGCCGACGCTGCCTTCGGTGGTGTTCTTCAACACCGAGGAGCGCCGGCCGGTCTACGGCCGCCAGGCGCTGAACGAATACCTCGAAGGCTACGAAGGCCGGCTGATGCGCTCGCTCAAGAGCCTGCTGGGTTCCAAGCTGCTGAAGAGCGAGACCACCGTGCTCGGCAGCGCCATGCCGTTCAAGGACATCCTCGGGTTGTTTCTCGGCACCCTCAAGCAGCGTGCCGAAGCGGTGGCCGGGCGGCCGTTCGAGGAAGTGGTACTGGGGCGCCCGGTGTTCTTCGTCGATGACGATCCGCAGGCCGATCGCGAAGCGGCGCAGATGCTCGCGGCGGCAGCGCACAAGATCGGCTTTCGCGACGTCTCGTTCCAGTACGAGCCGATCGCCGCGGCGTTCGATTACGAGTCGCGCATCGAGCGCGAGGAGCGCGTGCTGATCGTTGACATCGGCGGCGGCACCTCGGACTTCTCGCTGGTGCGGCTGTCGCCCGAACGGCGCGCGGTCGATGACCGCCAGGCGGATATCCTCGCCACCGGGGGCGTGCATATCGGCGGTACCGATTTCGACAAGCAGCTCAGCCTGCACGGGGTGATGCCGCTGTTCGGCTATGGCAGCAGGATGAAGAGCGACGCGCCGATGCCCACCAGCACCCACCTCAACCTGGCCACCTGGCACACCATTAACGCGGTCTATGCGCCGGCCTCGCAACGGGCGCTGCAAAGCATGCGCTACGACATCGTCGACCCCACCGGCATCGACCGGCTGTTCCGCCTGATCGAGCAGCGTGCCGGGCACTGGCTGGCGATGCAGGTGGAGCATGGCAAGATCGCGCTGACCGAGCAGACATCCCATGCCATCGATTTTCAGCGCATCGAACCGGCGCTGCGTGCAGAGCTGACCCGCGACGGCTTCGAGCGCGCCATCGCGCCGCTGCTCGAACGCGTCGCTGGCGGGCTGGAGCGCTTGCTGGCGGACGCCGGTGTGCGCCATGACGCGGTCGACACGGTGTTCTTCACCGGTGGTTCGAGTGCCGTGCCGGCGCTGCGGCAGTGTGTCGCCGAGTTGCTGCCGGGTGCGCGCCACGCGCAGGGCAACCGCTTCGGCAGCATCGGCAGCGGCCTGGCCATCGAGGCGCGCAAGCGCTACGGTTGA